The genomic stretch CAATGCCATTCCTTTTTCGCTGATCTTTTGGGGACAGACCCAAATTGACAGCGGCTTGGCCTCGATCCTCAACGGCACCACGGCGATGTTTGGCGCGGTGGCGGCGGGTGTGCTGCTCAAGGATGAGCCGCTGACGCCGCAAAAACTGGTTGGAGCTGGCCTGGGCCTTCTGGGGGTAGCGGTGATTATGGGGCCAACAGCCCTGACCTCGTTGGATCCGCGCAATCTGGCGCAGTTGGCGGTCCTGGCGGCGGCCTGTTCCTATGCTTTGGCCAGCGTCTGGGGCAAGCGGTTCCTGGGCGGGCAGCCGCCGCTAATGAATGCGCTGGGGATGGTGACTGGCAGCACCGTGCTGATGCTGCCTGTGGCCCTATACGTCGAGGGCGTGCCTCAGTTGGACCTGTCCGTTGAGGTCTGGGGCGCGGTGATCGGGGTTTCGGTGCTGTCGACGGCACTGGCCTATCTGATGTATTTCGAGATCCTGCGCCGGGCGGGATCGGCCAATCTGATGTTGGTGACGCTGCTGATCCCGCCGGTGGCGGTCAGCCTGGGGGCCGGAGTTCTGGGGGAACAAATCAGTCCCGAAGCTGTGCTTGGCTTTGGCATTATCGGGCTGGGGCTGATTGTCACCGATGGCCGCCTGCCCAGAAGGGTGCTGGGCAGGCGGCAGGCATGATCTAGCTGGCGGCGTGTACCGCATCGGGGTGGGCCCCGGCAAAGGCGGGATGCGCCGCGCAGGCAGCCTCGGCCGCCAGAATGCGCGGCATGTCGGAAAAGTCTGCCCCCCAGCGCCGGGCATTGTAAAGCTGCGGCATCAGGCAGATATCGGCCAGGCCGGGCGTGGTGCCGGTGCAATAGGGGGTCTGTTCATAGGCCCCTAACAGGGTCTCAAAGGCCTGCAGACCGGGGCGGATGAAATGCACCATCCAGTCAGCGGGCATGCCCGGGGCGCCACCTGACAGCTGGGTCGCGTGTTTGGCCACCTGCAGGTTGCAGACCGGATGCAGATCCACCGCAATCGAATGTGCCAGCGCCTGGGCCTGCACCCGTGCGGCGGGGTCTTTGGGCAAGAGGCCAAGATCACGCGTCTGATCCAGGTAGTCCAGAATGGCCAGCGACTGAGTCATCCGCAGACCGTCGATTTCCAGCACCGGAACAAAGCCCTGCGGGTTGCGGGCCAGGTGTTCGGGGCTTTTGTGCTCCCCCTTGACCAGATCCACGGTGATCGACTGATAGTCGATGCCTGCAAGGTTCAGCGCAATGCGCAAACGGTAGCTGGCAGAGGAGCGCCAATAGTCGAAGAGAACGGTGTCGTGCATCACTGATCTTTCCTGAAAAAGGGTCTAACAAGGGAAAATGGGCAGCCGAAGAGTTTCCGGTTGCCCATTGTAAGTCAATCTTTAGCTGGGCGCTCAGACGTCGTTCAGCTCTTTGGCATGCAGCCAGTCGGCGTGTTTGGGGGCTTTCTTGGTCTTGGACCATTCCTCCAGCATGTCCCATTTCACCGCGTCGAGTTTTGCCAGCAGCGCCTCTTCTTTGGGGTCTGGGCAGGCCAGTTCCACCCGATGACCATTGGGATCAAAGAAGTAGATCGAGTGGAAGATCGAGTGATCGGTGACGCCCAGAACCTCAACGCCATTGGCTTCCAGATGGTCTTTGAATTCGATCAGGGTCTCGCGGTCCTTGACCTTGAAGGCGATGTGCTGAACCCAGATCGGCGTGTTGGGGTCGCGGCCCATTTCGGGTTTGGTGGGCAGCTCAAAAAACGCCAGCACGTTGCCGTTGCCTGCATCCATGAAGATATGCATGTAGGGGTCGGGCTCGTGGGTGGAGGGCACGTGGTCCTCGGCGATGGCCAGCACAAAGTCCATCTTGAGCATCTGGTTGTACCACTCGACAGTCTGTTTGGCGTCTTTGCAGCGATAGGCGACGTGGTGGATTTGTTCGATTTTCACGAGGGGTCCTCCTCTTTGGTGAGCGCGGCCGCAGCCAGCGCCTGTTTCAGGATCGCGCGGTCTCCGATGTGGTTGGCCAGCACCAACAGCAGACGGGCGTTGAATGCCTCGCTGTCGGCGGTGTCGCGCCCCTCATGGGCGGCCAGAAGATCTGCATAGAAATCATCGGCGCCGTTGATATTTGGGGTCAGGATCAGGGTATCAGACATAGGGGTCACTCCTTGCCCACCGCGCGGCGGATGGCGGCGCGGAACTGGTTGTCATCAAACGAGGGGCGGCGGGCGGCGACATGCTGATCCGGGCGGATCAGATAGACGCCGCTGTCATTATCGCCCAGATAGCGCTCTTTCAGGGCCAGGGTCTTGTCGTCCTTCACTGACAGCGCCAGACGTTTGACGGTAATGCCTGCCTCTTCGATTTCATCGGGGGCATCGGCATCAATGGTTAGCAGAACAAAGTCATTGCCCAGTTTTGACAGCAGGAAGCCCTCCCCCAACGGCGCATCCGGGCATGCCGATCCAGGGCGGCTGCGCGCAGGCCCATCCATCAGCGCATCGGCTGAGTTCAGCGTTGAGCCATCATAGGTGCAGGGCACTGACAGGCGGCCAGAATTCACCAGCGGGCGGGCAAATTCGTGGTGTTCGCTCAGATCCAGAACCGCGTCGCGCAGCAGGCGGGACATTTCCGATTTTGGCGTGATGAAATCGGTGGAGCGGCTGGAGTTGAGGATATTTTCCTCGGCCCCATGCACCCGCTCCTGGTCGTAGCTGTCGAGCAGGCTGTCGGGGGCTTTGCCCTCCATCACTAGTTTTAGCTTCCAGATCAGGTTGTCGGTGTCCTGCAGGCCAGAGTTGGCCCCACGGGCCCCAAAGGGCGAGACCTGATGCGCGGCGTCACCGGCAAACAACACGCGGCCATGGCGGAACTGTTCCATCCGGCGGCACTGGAAGGTGTAGATCGAGACCCACTCCAGCTCAAACTCCACCTCTTCGCCCAGCATCGCCTTGAGGCGCGGAATGACATTCTCGGGGCGTTTTTCCCGTTCTTTGTCGATGTCCCAGCCCAGCTGCAGATCAATGCGCCAGACGCCGTCGGGTTGCTTGTGCAGCAGCGCCGACTGGCCTTTGTTGAAGGGCGGATCGAACCAGAACCAGCGCTCGGTGGGGAAATCGGCCTCCATCACCACATCGGCGATCAGGAAGTTGTCCTCAAAGACGCGTCCGACAAAATCCAGCCCCAGCATCCGGCGGGTGGGCGAGTTGGCACCGTCACAGGCGATCATCCAATCCGCTTCCAGGTTATAGGAGCCTTCGGGGGTGTCGACCTCCAGCGTCACATGATCGGGATGGGTACCGATTGCCGAGACCTTGTTGCGGCCGCGGATTTCGATCGGCGCACCCTGGGCCTGCAGCTCGCGCACCCGGTCAACGAGATACTCTTCGAAATAATATTGCTGCAAATTGATGAAGGCCGGGCGTTTGTGGCCCTCCTCTGGCAGCAGGTCAAAATCATAGACCTGGCGGTCATCAAAGAAGACCTTGCCCTTGTTCCACAAAACCCCCTTATCGACCATCGGCTGGCCACAGCCGAGCCGGTCCAGGATCTCTAGCGGGCGTTTGGCAAAGCAGATGGCGCGGGAGCCAAAGCTTACCTTGTCATTCTCATCAAGGACCACCACCTCGATGCCTTCCTGCGCCAGTTCAATTGCTGCCGCCAGGCCAACGGGGCCGGCGCCAATCACCACCACTTTGCGGCGCACTGGCGCCCCGGCATCCTGATCCTCATGGCGGGCATAAGGATACATCGGGACTTCAAAGATCTTGTTCATCTGGTCTCCTCCCAAAGGGGGTGCCAACCGGAGGATCTGATCGGCACAGCTTCTCTGTTTCCCGGCAGTGCAGTGCCGGGAGGATGTGAGTATCGTTTCACATGTTTTTGTTGGGCGGCACGATCTGGATCAAAGCGCCCGGAGTTCGTAATCGGACCGGCTTGGCCTGAGCTGCCAGTGGGTGCGATCTTGAAAGCCCCCGCTGTTTGGGGGCTTTCAAAAGGTGGGGATCAGCCTTGCAGTGCAGCCCACATTTCCAGATCGCGTTCGGCGGTCCAGATGCGAGGGGTATCAATGCCACGGGCTTCGTCAAAGGCGCGGGCGACGTTGAAGGGCAGGCAATGCTCGTAGATTGCATAGTCCTTGAACTTGGGGTCACACTCGGCGCGCACCGCATCCCAGGCCTCTTTCAGGGTGCCGTTGCGGGCCGCGACACGGGCGGCGGGGCGATAGGTGCTTTCGACAAAATCGCGGGTGTTTTCGATCGCCGCGTTGACCATTTCCTTGCCAACCAGCGCGTCGCCGCGACCGGGGGCAATGGCGTCCACGTCAAAGGCGGCGATATTGTCCAGGGTGTCCCCCCAGTCGCTGAAGTGACCGTCCCCGCAATAGCAGGCAGAGTGGTATTCAACGATGTCACCGGTGAACATCACGTTTTCATCCGGCACATGCACAACGATGTCACCCGCCGTATGGGCGCGGCCCAGATGCATCAGGTCGACGCGGCGGTTGCCCAGATAGACGGTCATGTCCTCGCTAAAGGTGGTGGTGGGGAAGGTCAGGCCGGGAATGCTCTCGTGGCCTTCAAACAGGCGCGGGAAACGCTGGAATTCGCTGTCCCAGTCTTCCTGGCCCCGTTCCACCACCATGGCGCGGGCGGCGTCGCCCATGATCACCTGACCAGCACCAAAGGCCGAGGCCCCCAGCACCCGCACAGCGTGATAATGGGTCAGCACCACATGGCTGATGGGTTTGTCGGTCACCGAGCGCACGCATTCGATCACCTTGTTGGCCAGACGGGGTGTCGCCTGAGCCTCAATAATCATCACAGAGTCATCGCCGACGATAACACCAGAGTTGGGGTCGCCCTCGGCGGTGAAGGCATAGATATCCTTGCCCACTTCGCTAAAGGTGATTTTCTTTTCGCTCATGTCCCCTTGGGACGCAAATGCCTTGGCCATGTTATTATCCTTTTTCGGGTGCCAGAGGCTTCAAACCGCCTCTGGTAGAAATGTTTCGAACGACGGGGTTATTTGGCTGCGGGCCAGACCTTGGCGGGCAGGATCTTGCCGGTACAATCACCAAAGCCAATGGTGAAACCATCGCCACGGGCATTGCCGCGCAGGGTCAGGGTGTCGCCATCCTCGATAAAGCCACGGCTCTCGCCGGTCTCCAGGGTAAAGGGCTCACGCCCGGCCCAGCTCAACTCCATCAACGATCCATACTCAGACCGCTCCGCGCCGGAAATGGTGCCAGACCCCAACAGATCCCCGGTGTTCATCTCGCAGCCACCAATGGCATGATGGCACAGCTGCTCCGCTGCTGAGAAATACATCCGGTTGTAGTTGGTCTTGGAGATCGCCGTGGCCGTCGCCGCGCCTTCGGGCTGCATCAGCACCTCTAGCTCGATATCATACAAGCCATCCTTGCTGCCCTCCAGATAGGGCAGCAGCTCTTTCTCGCGGGCAGGGGTAGGGGCACGGAAGCTTTCCAGCGCCGCCGCGGTGACGATCCAGGGCGAAATCGAGGTGCCAAAGGCTTTGCCCTGGAACGGCCCCAGCGGCTGGTATTCCCAGCCCTGAATGTCGCGGGCCGACCAGTCGTTCAGCAGCACATAGCCAAAGATCATCGCATCGGCTTCATCCACGGTGATGGGCTGGCCAAATTCGGATCCGGTGCCAACAATGGCGCCCATTTCCAGCTCGATATCCAGACGTTTGCTGGGCCCAAAGGAGGGCATCTCAGCGTCCGGCGCCTTGGTTTGGCCATTGGGGCGATGAATTGGCGTGCCAGAAACCACAACAGAGGAGGCGCGGCCATTGTAGCCAATAGGAATATGCAGCCAGTTGGCAGGCAGATCCGGCGAGCCCCGCAGGATCGCCCCCATGTTTTTGGCGTGCTGCATGCCGGCATAAAAATCGGTATATTCTGCCACTGCCATGGGCATGTGCAGCTCGGCCTCTGCCTGGGCCGTCAACAGCGGCTCCAGCTTGGCTTGCTCAGCCGCGCCTTCGGCCAACAGCGCCGTCAGGCGTGCGCGCAGGGCGGCCCAAACGGCAGGCCCTTCTTCCATCATCTCGTTCCAGAAGGGCATTTCAAACAGCGGATAATCCGCCAGCTGCAACAGACCCGCCTCTTCGGCGGCCTGGCAGTCGAGGATCATATCACCAATCGCCACACCACAGCGCGGATCGCTATCGGCGGTAGAGAAAACGCCATAGGGCAGGTTGTTCAGGGGAAAGGGATGCGCGGCGTCATTGGCCGAGCTCACCCAGGATTTCAGAAGCGGCATAAAGCCTCCAGTCGGTTGCAAGATCCGCAGATCTCATTTCATCTTTCCGGAAATACCTCCGGGGGTGAATGGGCCCAAAGGGCCCAGAGGGGGGCAGCGCCCCCTTCTGTTTTTACTTGCTCTACCCGCAGCCTATTTCAAGCCGGGGGTGCCGTCGAATTTCTTCTCAATGTCACTCCAGCAATCGATGTAATCGTCCTGCAGCGGCGCTTCCTTGGCGGCAAAGGCGGTCAGATGCTGCGGAAAGCGGGTCTCAAACATGAAGGACATGGTGTTTTCCAGCTTCTCCGGCCCAAGGTTGGAGTTCGAGGCGCCTTCAAAGGCGTTCTTGTCCGGTCCGTGCGGGATCATCATATTGTGCAGCGACATGCCGCCGGGGACAAACCCCTTTGGCTTGGCGTCATACTGCCCGTAGATGTTGCCCATCAGCTCGGACATGATGTTCTTGTGATACCAGGGCGGACGGAAGGTGTTTTCAGCCACCATCCAGCGGTCGCGGAACAGGACAAAGTCGATATTGGCGGTTCCGGGCACCCCCGATGGCGCTGTCAGCACGGTAAAGATCGACGGATCCGGGTGATCAAACAGAATGGCGCCGACCGGGCAGTAGGTCCTTAGGTCATATTTATAGGGCGCATAGTTGC from Phaeobacter sp. G2 encodes the following:
- a CDS encoding DMT family transporter; its protein translation is MSSPSSPAIDLTAGLLLASLALVWGGSFFFAEIALRELPPLTVTLVRVALALPVLFVVVRLKGIGIPRGARIWGAYLGMGALNNAIPFSLIFWGQTQIDSGLASILNGTTAMFGAVAAGVLLKDEPLTPQKLVGAGLGLLGVAVIMGPTALTSLDPRNLAQLAVLAAACSYALASVWGKRFLGGQPPLMNALGMVTGSTVLMLPVALYVEGVPQLDLSVEVWGAVIGVSVLSTALAYLMYFEILRRAGSANLMLVTLLIPPVAVSLGAGVLGEQISPEAVLGFGIIGLGLIVTDGRLPRRVLGRRQA
- the maiA gene encoding maleylacetoacetate isomerase; the encoded protein is MHDTVLFDYWRSSASYRLRIALNLAGIDYQSITVDLVKGEHKSPEHLARNPQGFVPVLEIDGLRMTQSLAILDYLDQTRDLGLLPKDPAARVQAQALAHSIAVDLHPVCNLQVAKHATQLSGGAPGMPADWMVHFIRPGLQAFETLLGAYEQTPYCTGTTPGLADICLMPQLYNARRWGADFSDMPRILAAEAACAAHPAFAGAHPDAVHAAS
- a CDS encoding VOC family protein, yielding MKIEQIHHVAYRCKDAKQTVEWYNQMLKMDFVLAIAEDHVPSTHEPDPYMHIFMDAGNGNVLAFFELPTKPEMGRDPNTPIWVQHIAFKVKDRETLIEFKDHLEANGVEVLGVTDHSIFHSIYFFDPNGHRVELACPDPKEEALLAKLDAVKWDMLEEWSKTKKAPKHADWLHAKELNDV
- a CDS encoding DUF2783 domain-containing protein is translated as MSDTLILTPNINGADDFYADLLAAHEGRDTADSEAFNARLLLVLANHIGDRAILKQALAAAALTKEEDPS
- a CDS encoding FAD-dependent oxidoreductase — its product is MNKIFEVPMYPYARHEDQDAGAPVRRKVVVIGAGPVGLAAAIELAQEGIEVVVLDENDKVSFGSRAICFAKRPLEILDRLGCGQPMVDKGVLWNKGKVFFDDRQVYDFDLLPEEGHKRPAFINLQQYYFEEYLVDRVRELQAQGAPIEIRGRNKVSAIGTHPDHVTLEVDTPEGSYNLEADWMIACDGANSPTRRMLGLDFVGRVFEDNFLIADVVMEADFPTERWFWFDPPFNKGQSALLHKQPDGVWRIDLQLGWDIDKEREKRPENVIPRLKAMLGEEVEFELEWVSIYTFQCRRMEQFRHGRVLFAGDAAHQVSPFGARGANSGLQDTDNLIWKLKLVMEGKAPDSLLDSYDQERVHGAEENILNSSRSTDFITPKSEMSRLLRDAVLDLSEHHEFARPLVNSGRLSVPCTYDGSTLNSADALMDGPARSRPGSACPDAPLGEGFLLSKLGNDFVLLTIDADAPDEIEEAGITVKRLALSVKDDKTLALKERYLGDNDSGVYLIRPDQHVAARRPSFDDNQFRAAIRRAVGKE
- a CDS encoding MBL fold metallo-hydrolase, which translates into the protein MAKAFASQGDMSEKKITFSEVGKDIYAFTAEGDPNSGVIVGDDSVMIIEAQATPRLANKVIECVRSVTDKPISHVVLTHYHAVRVLGASAFGAGQVIMGDAARAMVVERGQEDWDSEFQRFPRLFEGHESIPGLTFPTTTFSEDMTVYLGNRRVDLMHLGRAHTAGDIVVHVPDENVMFTGDIVEYHSACYCGDGHFSDWGDTLDNIAAFDVDAIAPGRGDALVGKEMVNAAIENTRDFVESTYRPAARVAARNGTLKEAWDAVRAECDPKFKDYAIYEHCLPFNVARAFDEARGIDTPRIWTAERDLEMWAALQG
- the fahA gene encoding fumarylacetoacetase; translated protein: MPLLKSWVSSANDAAHPFPLNNLPYGVFSTADSDPRCGVAIGDMILDCQAAEEAGLLQLADYPLFEMPFWNEMMEEGPAVWAALRARLTALLAEGAAEQAKLEPLLTAQAEAELHMPMAVAEYTDFYAGMQHAKNMGAILRGSPDLPANWLHIPIGYNGRASSVVVSGTPIHRPNGQTKAPDAEMPSFGPSKRLDIELEMGAIVGTGSEFGQPITVDEADAMIFGYVLLNDWSARDIQGWEYQPLGPFQGKAFGTSISPWIVTAAALESFRAPTPAREKELLPYLEGSKDGLYDIELEVLMQPEGAATATAISKTNYNRMYFSAAEQLCHHAIGGCEMNTGDLLGSGTISGAERSEYGSLMELSWAGREPFTLETGESRGFIEDGDTLTLRGNARGDGFTIGFGDCTGKILPAKVWPAAK